From Streptomyces sp. NBC_01551:
CGTCCGCCCAGATGCTGTACCGGTTCGCGGACGCGTCGACGGGCGCGGCGCTGCGCTCCTCGCTGGCCGGCGCCACCGCCGAGCTGCCCGCGCGGTCGCTGGCCGCCTCGCAGTCCTACCTCACCCTGAAGAAGGCCTTCTCCTCCCGGGCCGACGCGTACCTGCCGTTCATGACCCTCTTCGGCGTCCTCGGTCTCCTCGTCTCCGTCCTGATCGTCGGGAACGTGGTCAGCGGCGCCGTGGTCTCCGGACACCGGCACATCGGGGTCCTCAAGGCGCTCGGCTTCACCCCGAACCAGGTGGTGGCCGTCTACCTGACGATGGTCTCGGTCCCCGCCGTCGCGGGGACCGTCCTCGGCACGGCGCTCGGCTCCGCGCTGACCGGACCGATCCTCAAAGTCGCCTTCTCCGGGGTCGAGACCGGCCTGGCCGAGGTCGGACCCGTGTCTTCCTGGGTCCCCGCCGTCTGCCTCGCGGGGATGCCCGCCCTCGTCCTGCTCGCGGCGCTGCTCCCGGCCCTGCGGGCGCACCGGCTGTCGGCCGCCGTCGCCATCAGCGCGGGCGGCGCGCCCCGGACCGGGCGCGGACGGCGCGTCCAGCGGCGCCTCGCGGCCACCCGGCTGCCGCGCCCCGTCAGCCTGGGCCTGGGCCAGCCGTTCGCCCGTCCGGCGCGGACGCTGCTGACCCTCGCCGCCGTGGTCCTCGGCGTCACCACCGTCACCCTGGCCACCGGTCTGACCGGCACGATGCTCGCGTTCGGGGAAGCCGCCCGGGGCGACGGAGGCCCGCGGATCGCCGTGTACACCGGTGGTCTCGGCAGCGAGCCCGGCCCGCCGCGCCTGAGCGACGCGCGGATCGAGGAACGGCTGCGGGCCCTGCCGGGCGCGCGGACGGTGGTGGCGCGCGGTCTGTCCCAGGTGACGGTGGTCGGGTACACCCAGCCGGCGTTCGCAAACTTCCACCGCGGGGACCTCGCCGGGTTCGCGTCCCACCTCGTGGAGGGGCGGCCGCCGACCGCACCCGGCGAGGTCGTCGCCGGACCCGGGTTCCTGACCGAGCGCGGACTCGCGCTCGGCGACCGGATCACCCTCGGGCTGGGCGGCCGGCAGGTCACCGGAAGAATCGTCGGCGAGCTCGTCGACGGCGACGCCCGCGCCCTGGACACCACTTGGGAGACCCTCACCCTGCTCGCCCCGGACGCGCGCGCCGTCGACTACGGCGTACAGCTGGCCCCCGGCACGGACGCCCGGGCCTCCGCGGACGCGGTCAACGCCCTCGACCCGGGGCTGCGCGCCGAGGTGGCGGAGTCCGGCAACGCGGCGACCACCACCGTCGTCGGGTTCTCCTCCGTCTTCACCCTGCTGCTGACGGTCGTCGCGGCGCTCGGCGTCTTCAACACGGTGCTGCTCAACACCCGTGAGCGCCGCCGGGACCTGGGCATGCTCAAGTCGATCGGGATGACCCCGCGGCAGGTTGTGGTGATGACGGTGACCTCGGTGGCGGGTCTGGGAGCGGTCGGCGGGCTGCTCGGGATCCCGCTCGGGATGGTGGCGCACCGGCTGGTCGTCGACAACGTCGGGGTGGTCGCCTTCCCGGAGTCCATGAAGGACGTATGGCACGCCCCGCAGCTGACGGGGCTGCTGTTGGCCGGGGTCGCGATCGCCGTCCTGGGCGCGCTGGTACCGGCCCGTTCGGCGGCCCGCATGACGATCGCAACGGTGCTGCACACCGAGTAGCGGAACCCGCCCGGCCGCTCCCCGGCGTCCGCGGGCCGGGCTCGGTTTCACAACTCCCCGGCGCGACGGCTAGGTTCGTCCGCTATGCAACGACGGCCCCTCGCACTGGTACTCGACGTCCTCCTGATGTTGCTGGGAGCCCTCCTCGGGATCGCCACCAACTACGCGACGAGCGTGGAGGGCGAGGTGCCGCTGCCGCTGCGCGTGCTGCGCCAGTGGTCGATCCCCCTGGTCGGGCTGACGCTCCTCGCCCTGGCCGTCGGCCAGTTGTGGCTGCGCTGGCTGGAGCGGCGCCCGCTGCCCGCGCCCCCGACGTGGACGGCCGGGCAGCCCCCGTACCCGGGCCTGGAGGCGTTCGGGGAGCAGGACGCGGCCGTGTTCTTCGGCCGCGAGCGGGAGACCGCGGAGCTGGTGGCGCGGCTGCACCCGCCGGTGCCGGCCCAGGCCCGGCGGTTCGTGACCGTGGTCGGCCCCTCCGGTTCGGGCAAGTCCTCCCTGGTGCGGGCCGGGTTGCTGCCCGCCCTGACCGCCCGGCGCTCCCGGTGGAACGCGGGAGGGGCGTTCACCCCCGGGACCGACCCGGTCGGCGCGCTCCGGCAGGCCTTCGCCGAGGCCGGACACGCGCGCCCGCTCGCGCTGGTGGTGGACCAGCTGGAGGAGCTGCTGACGCTGTCGGGGCCCCGGGAGCGGACGGCGTTCGCCGAGGAGGTACGGGAACTGCTGCGCCGGGAGCCGAAGGTGTGGCTGATCGGCACGCTGCGGTCGGACTTCCTGACCGGCTTCCTGGAGGCCGACCTCGCCGCCCTCGCCCGCGAACCGGTGGTGATCGGGCCGCTCGGCCGGGACGCCCTGCACGAGGTGGTGGCCCGGCCCGCCGCCGCGGCCGGGGTCGGGTTCGAACCGGGCCTGGTCTCCCGGATCGTCGACGACTGCGGCGGTGGCGACGCCCTGCCGCTGCTCGCGTACACCCTCCAGGAGCTGTACGGACGCGCCGGCGGCGCGGGGTCCACGATCACGCACGCCCACTACGGGGAGGTCGGCGGGGTCGCGGGGGCGCTGGTCGGGCAAGCCGACCGGATCCACGCGGCGCTCCTGGGGCCGGGCCCCCGGACGGACGCCGACCCGGTCGTGGCGATGCTGCTGCGGATGGTCACCGTGGAGCGCGACGAGCCGACGCGGCGGCGGGTGGCCCGGGAGGAACTGGGGCCCGCCGAGCGGGAGATGGCCGACGCGTTCGTCGCCGGTCGGCTGCTCACCTCCGACGCCGGGATGCTCGACGTCGCGCACGAGGCGCTGCTGCGGCAGTGGCGGCCGCTGCGGTTGGCGGTGGCGGACCGGCTCGACCAGCTGCGCCGCCGGGCCGAGTTGGAGCGCTGGGCTCAGGAGTGGGAGTTCGCGGGCCGCGCGGAGGCGTACCTGCTGACCGGCGAGCGCCTCCAGGCGGCCCTGGCGTGGCCGGCGGCGGCAGGCCCGGCGCTGTCCGCGCTCGCGGCGGAGTTCGCCCGGGCCTCCGCCCGGTCCGACGGCGACGCAAGGGCCCGCACGGCGGACGCGGTGGCGGCGCGGGTGCTGGAGAACGTCGAGCGGGAGCCGGAGACCGCGATCGGCATCGCGCACGCGGCGGTCACCGAGTACGCCCCGACACCGGCCGCCGTCCAGGCCCTGCGCTCGGCGGTCGACGCCTCCCGGCTGCGCGCCGTCCACCACGACTTCGACCGCCCCGTGACGGACGCCGCCTGGTCCCCCGACGGAAGCCGCCTCGCGGCATGCTCGGGCGACGGACGCATCCGCGTGTGGTCGCAGGCGGGCCTGCAAGCCCGGCCGGTCCCCGACGCCGCACCCGGACCCGCACCTGCTCCCGGGTCCGGGTCCGCGGCGGGGCCCGTCGAGATCCGGGTCCCGGGGGACTGGCCGCGGGCCGTCGCCTGGTCCCCCGACGGGAGCCGGCTTGCGTGCGTGACGCGCGACGCCCACCTCACGCTCTGGTCCACCACCACCTGGCGGCCGCTCAACACCGTGAGCCAGCCCGACATGCGCGGCGGGGGCGGCGGCGCCGGTCTCGCCGTCGTGGCGTTCTCCCCGGACGGCCGCCTCCTCGTCACGGGCGGCGCCGGCCCGCTGCGGCTCTGGCACACCGACAGCCTCACCCTGGCCGGGACCCTCGTCGGCCACGCCCGCATGCTCTGGAACGCCGTCTGGTCCCCCGACGGAACGCTGCTGGCCGCCTCCGGCAAGGACCGCCGGGTCCGGATCTGGCGGGTGGCGGACGGCCGGGTGGTCCGCGTACTGCGGCACCAGGACACCGTCGCCGCGCTGGCCTGGTCCCCGGACGGCACCCGGCTGGCCTCCGGATCGTCGGACCGGACGGCCGTGCTCTGGGACCCGTACACCGGCGAGAACCTGCGCACGCTGCGCAGCATGGACGGCATCAACTGCCTGGCCTGGTCTCCGGACGGCACCCGGCTCGCCGCCGGGGACCAGGACCGGGGCGCCCGGATCTGGGACCTGGACGCGCCCGACCCGGAGGACGCCGCCGCCGTCTGGCTGGCCGGGCACACCGACACCCTGTACGCCGTGGCCTGGTCCCCCGACGGGACCCGGCTCGCGACGGCCTCCCGGGACCGGACCGTCGCCGTGTGGGACGCGGGCGCCCCGCGCGCGGTGCTGCGCGGGCACACCGAATCCGTGTGGCAGACCGCCTGGTCTCCGGACGGCACCCGGCTCGCGAGCGCCTCGCAGGACGGCACCGTACGGCTGTGGGACCCGGCCGACGGGACGCCCGCCGGAGTCCTGCCCACCGGGCAGTGCGGGGACCTGGCCTGGTCCCCCGACGGCACGCGGATCGCCGTGGGGCGCCGCGACGGCACCGCGGCCGTCTTCGGCCCGGACGGTACGGAGCACGCCGCCTTCCACGGGCACGGCGAGGAGCTGTCGGCGGTGTGCTGGTCCCCGGACGGCACCCGGATCGCGACCACCTCGCGCGACAGCACCGTACGGATCTGGGACGCGGCCGAAGCCCGGGCGCCGCGGGTCCTTTCGGGGCACGCCGACTGGGTGACGGGGGCTGCCTGGTCCCCGGGCGGGGCGTGGCTGGCGACCTGCGGAACCGACCGTACGGTCATCGTCTGGGACACCGAGACCGGGCGGGCCGTCGCCACCCTGCGGGGCCACACCGACCACGTGTGGAAGGTCGCCTGGTCCCCGGACGGCACCCGGCTGGCCACCGGATCACGGGACCGGACCCTGCGCGTGTGGGAGTTCCCCGGGACGAGCGGAACACCCGGGACACCGGGGGCGGCCGACGCGGTCGACGCGGTCGACGCGGCCGTCGTGCTGTCGGGGCACGACGAGCGGATCCAGGACCTCGCCTGGTCCCCCGACGGAACGCGGCTCGCGTCCGTCTCCCGGGACCGGACGGTGCGGCTGTGGGACCCCGTGCACGGTACGGCCGTCTCCGTCCTCGGCGTGCACGCCGACTGGGTCAACGGGCTGTGCTGGTCCCCGGACGGCACCCGGATCGCCACCGCCTCGCGCGACCGGACCGTACGGCTGTGGACCCCGGCCGGCGCGGACGCGGAGCCGCTGCTGCGGCTGGCCGCCGCCCGGATCCTCCATCCGCCGACCCCGGAGGAGCGGCGGGCCTATCAACTGCCCGCGCCGTCCTGAGGCCCCTCCAGTTCACGCAGCCGGCGCTCGGCGGCCGTCGCTGCCCGGGCGGCCCGGCGCGCCGCCTCCCGCGCCGCGCGGTGGCGTTCCCCGGCCTCGGTCGCGGCGGCGTGCGCCAGGTCCCGGGCGGCGTCCGCGGCGGCGGCGTCGGCCTTGGCCCGGTCACGGGCCTCCTCGGCCAGGCGCCGCTCCTCCTCCCGGGCGGCGGCCTCCCGCGCAGCTTCCCGGGCGGCGGCGCGGGCCGCCTGAAGACGCGCGTCACGCGGCCCGGGCGCGGCCTCCGGCGCAGGCTCGGACGCAGGCCCGGACTCCGGCTCGGGCCCGGACTCCGGCTCGGGCCCCGGCGTATGCCCGGGCTCCGACCCCGGCGCAGGCCCCGGCTTCCGCTGCCCTGAAGGCCGCTCCGAATCCCGTACCGCCTGCCGCCCCGGAGGCCTTGCGGAGGCCACCGCCCCCGGGTCCACCGCCGGGAACTCCGCCACCAGCGCCGGGGCCTTCGCCAGCCGCCCGGAAGCCCACTCCGCGGCGACCTCCGGATCGGCGAGGACGGCGTGCAGGATCTGCTCGACCTCCCGCACCACCGCCTCCGAAACCGGCGTCCCCGCCTCCCCCGTCAGCCGCCCGGCCTCCCGGGCGAGCGCCCCGATCACCACGTGCTGCTCGTGCGACAGCTCCCGCAACCGCTCCCCGTCCAGCGAGCGGTGCGCCGCCCTCAGCGCCTCGCCCAACTGCATGAACTGCTCCGCCTCCTCGGACTTCTCCCGTACCAGCGCGTTCGACGCCCAGGCCGCCAGGGTCGGCCGCCGCAGGCCCGCGATCCGCTTGGCCGCCGCCGGGTCCCCGGCCTCCTTCACCCGGGCCGCCGCCCGGTCGCGCGCCGCGGTGAACCCCGCCGGGGGCAGTCCGTACAGGCCGTCGATGACCTCGTCCACATCCACGCCGCCCACTTTCGGCCATCGCCGCCCGGGTACGCGGGACCGGCGCGGCGACGGGCCGACCGCTACTCGGTCGGCTCCACGAGGCGCCCGTCGCGCAGTTCCACCACCCGGTCCGCGAGTTCCATCAGGGCCGGGTCGTGGGTCGCCACCAGGACGGTCACCCCCTCGCTCCGCACCACCGCGCGCAGCAGCCGCATGATCGAGCGGCCCGTCTCGGAGTCCAGCTGCCCGGTGGGCTCGTCCGCGATGATCAGCGCGGGGTCGTTGGCCAGGGCGCGGGCCACGGCGACGCGCTGCTGCTGTCCGCCGGAGAGTTCGCCGGGGCGCTGTTCGGCGTGGTCGGCGAGGCCGACCAGGGCCAGCAGGGTACGGACCCGCTCCTCGCGCTGCTTGGCCGGAACCTTGCGCATCCGCATCGGGACGCCGACGTTCTCGGCGGCGGTGAGCACGGGTATCAGGCCGAAGGACTGGAACACGAAACCGATGCGGTCGCGGCGCATCGCGAGCAGTCCCTTCTCGTCCAGCCCGGCCAGGTCGGTGCCGTCGAGGGTGACGCTGCCGGCGGTCGGGGAATCGAGGCCGCCGAGCAGATTGAGAAGGGTGGTCTTGCCGGAACCGGAACGTCCTTTGAGGGCGGTGAGTTCACCGCGGCGAATTTCGAAGGAGACCCCGCGCAGGGCGTGTACGGCCCTCTCTCCGGTGCCGAAACTGCGGTGCAGGTCCTCGGCCACCACCATCGGAGCCAGGGTCGTGGTCAGTTGTCGCGTCATGCTGGAATCCCCCTCGATTCGGCCGGATAATTCCCCCCGGCACGCTGCTTTCTCGAATTTGCTCATCTCTCACATCCTGCCCGCAAGGCCCTTCCCTTGCGTTTTGCCGTCTGACAGCATCGTCCGCTATCCGGTGCCGAAGGTCCGGATGGGGGAGGGTGAAACAGATGATCGGCTTCGTCATGCGCCGGTTGCGCGGGCGATGGCCGCTCGCCGCCGCCGTGCTGCTGACCGCGCTCATCACCACCACCGTGCTGACCGCGCTGCTCGCGTTCACCCGGACCGTGGGAGACGCGGGAACACGCCAGGCGTTCCAGGGTCCGGGCCGGGCTCGCACCGCGGTCGTGGTCGGCGGCGACCATCCGGTGACGGCCCGCGCCAAGGACGACGAGGCGGTACGGGCCTTCGCGCTCGGGCTGTTCGGTGAGCGGCGGGTCGGCGTCGAGACCCTGGCGCGCAGCCGCTCGTACGGGCTGCCCGGTACGCCCGCCCCGGGCAAGGACGCCGATCTGACCGTGCTGGCGGCCCTCGACCGCGACCGCGTGCGGCTGCTGGCGGGCCGGCTGCCGGAGCCGGTGGCGGACCGGGACGACCGGATCCAGCTGGCCGTTCCGCAGACGGCCCTGGCCCGGCTCGGGCTGGCCGCGGGCGCGCTGCCCGCCGCGGTGCGGCTGGACGACCGGTTCGGCGGGCCGCCGCTGACGGTGCTGGTCACGGGCGTCTACCGGGCGGCCGAGCCCGACTCCCCGTACTGGCGCCTCGATCCGCTGGGCGGCCGGGAGATCCAGGTCGGCACGTTCACCACGTACGGCCCGCTGCTCGTGGACGACTCCGTCTTCACCGCGGGCGAGCTGCCGCAGAACAGCCGGGGTTCGCTCCTCACGCCCGCTCTGGAGGGCATCCGGCCCGCCGAGTCGGAGGCGATCCGGGCGCGCGTCGCCAACTTGCAGGCCGGGCTCCAGACCTCCGCCGGGCTCCAGTCGGAGACCGAACTCCCCCAGTTCCTGACCGACTTGGCATCGGGCCAGCTGGTCGCCCGGTCCACCCTGCTGGTCGGGGCGCTGCAACTGGCCGTACTGGCGTCGGCGGCGCTGCTGCTCGTCGCCCATCTGCTGACGGAGCGGCAGGAGTTCGAGCGGGTCCTGCTCACCGCGCGCGGCGCCTCGCGACGGCGGCTCGGGGTGCTGACCGCGGCCGAGTCGCTGCTGCTGGCCTTGCCCGCGGCCGTGCTCGCACCGCTGCTCACCCCGCCGCTGCTGGGTCTGCTGGGCCGGTTCGGCCCGCTGGCCCGGGTGCCGTACGACACCTCCGGGACCTGGCTGCTGTGGCCGGTGGCGGCGGGCTGCGCGCTCGGGTGCGTGCTGCTGACCGCGCTGCCGTCCGTACTGCGCGGGGCGGCCGCCGGGGCCCTGCGCCTGACCGGGCGCCGCCAGGCCCTGGTCGGGGGCGTGGCCCGCTCCGGCGCGGACCTGGCGCTGCTGGCGCTCGCCTTCCTCGCGTACCGCCAGCTCGACCGGTACAGCGGGGAGGGCGGCGTGTCGGCTGACGGGTCCGGGAGCCTGGGCGTGGACCCGGTCCTGGTCGCGGCGCCGACGCTGGCGCTGTGCGCGGGCACCGTGCTCGTCCTGCGGCTGCTGCCGTTCGCCGCGCGGCTGGGCGGCCGGGTCGCCGCCCGGGGGCGGAGTCTGGGCCCCGCGCTGGTCGGCTGGCAGCTGGCGCGCCGGCCCGGGCGGGCCACCGGGCCAGTCCTGCTGCTGGTGCTGGCGGTCTCCAGCGGGGTCCTGGCGCTGGGGCAGCACACCGCGTGGTCCCAGTCCCAGCGCGACCAGGCCGATTTCGCCACCGCCGGCGGCCTTCGGATCTCCGGGAGCGAGCTGGCGCCGCTGGGCCGGGGCGGCCGGTACGCGGCCCTGCCGGGCGGGGATCGGGTCCTTCCCGTGATCCGGTCCCAGCAGGACCTGCCGGCCGGGAAGAAGGGGCAACTGCTGGCGCTGGACGCCGCCGCGGCCGCCGACCGGGTGCCGCTGCGCGAGGACTTGCGGGGCGGGCGGTCGATGGAGCGGCTGTTCTCCCCGCTCGCCGCGGGCGCTTCCGGCTCGGGCGCCTCCCCCGCCTCGGCCGGGATCCCGCTGCCCGGGAACCCCCGGCGCATCGACGTCGACGTGACGATCCAGGGCACCGGTGACGGCGCCGGCCCGCGCCTCGGGCTGCTGCTGCGCGACCGGTTCGGGCTGACCTACCAGGTGCCGATGGTCCGGCTGCCGGCCCGCGGTGACGCCACCGTGGCGCTCGACATCGGCGCGCTGGTCGACGCCCCGCTAGGTTCGGCGGCGACACCGCTGAGCATCGCCGGGGTGCTGGTCGCGCACAGCACCCCCTCGGGCAGCGCCGGCCGGCTGACCGTGCGCGGGGTCTCCGTGGCCGAGACGGCGACCGGCCCGGCGGTTCCCGTCCGGGCCACCGCCCCGGCCTGGAACCTGTCGGCCCCGGCGCGGGGCGGCAACGACGCCGCCTCCCCCAACGGGATGCTGCTGGCGGACGACCCGGACGGCTCCGGTGGCACCGCGGCCCTGTTGCGGCTGGGCTTCAGCGGCGGCGCCGGCTCCGAGCTCGCGGCGACCACGGGCGGGCGCGGAGCCGCCGACATCCCCGGGATCGCCACGCACACCTACCTCGACGCCCTCGGTGCCGAGGTCGGCGACGTCGTCCCCGTCTCGCTGGGGGACACCACCGTGCCGGTCCGCGTCACCGCCGCCGTCGGCTCGCTCCCCACCGCCGGGGACACCGCCCTGGCCGTCGACGCGGCCACCGCGGGGCGGCTGCTCGCCGCGCGCGGCGGGCTGGCGCTGCCGGCCCCCGGCGAGTGGTGGCTGCCGGCCGCGTCCGCCCACGACCGGGCGCCCGCCGAGGCCGCCGCCGAACTGCGCGCCGGTGCCCGCACCCAGCGGGTGGAGCTGCGCGAGGAGGTGGCCGCCGGACTGCTGGACGACCCGCTCAGCGCGGGCCCGCAGGCGGCGCTGGCCGCGCTCGCGCTGGCCTGCGCGGTGCTCGCCGCGATCGGTTTCGCCGCCTCGGCGGCTGCCGCCGCACGGGAGCGGGGCCGGGAGTTCGCCATCCTGCTCGCGCTCGGGGCGCCCCGGCGGGACCTGGCCCGGACGGCCGCCGCCGAGAGCGCTGTGCTGGTCGGTCTCGGGACCGGGGTCGGGCTCGCGCTGGGGGCGGCCATCGTGCACCTGGTGGTCCCGCTGGTGGTGCTGACCCCCGCAGCGCGCCACCCGGTGCCGGAGGTCCTGGTGGACCTGCCGACGGGAGAAACGTTGCTGCTGGCCGCCGCCATCGCCGCGGTACCGCTGCTGTCGGCGGTCCTCGGCGGCAGAAGGAACACGAACGTCATGAACACAGCAACCCGGCTGCGGCACGTGGAGGAGATGTGACCACCCCGGCCCCCGAGCCGCCGCCGAACCCCGTGCCGACCTCGGCCCCCGGGTCGCAGCCGGCCCCCGAGCCGCCGGCCCCGCGGACCCGCCCCGCGCCCTGGGTGCGTACCCGGCTGCTCGCGACCCCGACGGCCTCGCTGCTCGCCGCCGCCCTGGCCTTCGTCGCCGTACTCCTGGCCGCGGGGCTGCCGCGCGCCCTGGACCGAAGCGCCGACCAGGCCCTGCGCGACTACCTGACGGACAAGGGCCCCACCGCGGCGAGCCTCTACGCCACCGCCGGCGCCCGGCCCGTCGGCACCTCCGCCGCCGAACTGGACTCCGTGCTGGACGTCCTGCGCGGCGAGGCGGGCGACGGCTACGCCCTCGTCCCCGGGGGTGAGGTGCACGGCTCGCTCGGCACCAAGACCCGCTCCCTCACCAACCCCGAACTCCCCCGGCCCGAAGGCAGGCCGG
This genomic window contains:
- a CDS encoding ABC transporter permease; this encodes MSAVWRASRAAVKRRRLQTFVIGLVVLCSTTTVVLALGLLASASGPFDTAYAAQRGAHAVATFDSSKASPEQLAATARRPGVTAAAGPFGQAVLDVPEDWLWMPAGPLTVVGRADPGGPVDRIELLDGRWATAPGEIVVNWGVDGAPYSELLGTRLEARGAPPLTVVGFATSMSKSAAAWVTPEQLSALHPTSAQMLYRFADASTGAALRSSLAGATAELPARSLAASQSYLTLKKAFSSRADAYLPFMTLFGVLGLLVSVLIVGNVVSGAVVSGHRHIGVLKALGFTPNQVVAVYLTMVSVPAVAGTVLGTALGSALTGPILKVAFSGVETGLAEVGPVSSWVPAVCLAGMPALVLLAALLPALRAHRLSAAVAISAGGAPRTGRGRRVQRRLAATRLPRPVSLGLGQPFARPARTLLTLAAVVLGVTTVTLATGLTGTMLAFGEAARGDGGPRIAVYTGGLGSEPGPPRLSDARIEERLRALPGARTVVARGLSQVTVVGYTQPAFANFHRGDLAGFASHLVEGRPPTAPGEVVAGPGFLTERGLALGDRITLGLGGRQVTGRIVGELVDGDARALDTTWETLTLLAPDARAVDYGVQLAPGTDARASADAVNALDPGLRAEVAESGNAATTTVVGFSSVFTLLLTVVAALGVFNTVLLNTRERRRDLGMLKSIGMTPRQVVVMTVTSVAGLGAVGGLLGIPLGMVAHRLVVDNVGVVAFPESMKDVWHAPQLTGLLLAGVAIAVLGALVPARSAARMTIATVLHTE
- a CDS encoding AAA family ATPase, encoding MQRRPLALVLDVLLMLLGALLGIATNYATSVEGEVPLPLRVLRQWSIPLVGLTLLALAVGQLWLRWLERRPLPAPPTWTAGQPPYPGLEAFGEQDAAVFFGRERETAELVARLHPPVPAQARRFVTVVGPSGSGKSSLVRAGLLPALTARRSRWNAGGAFTPGTDPVGALRQAFAEAGHARPLALVVDQLEELLTLSGPRERTAFAEEVRELLRREPKVWLIGTLRSDFLTGFLEADLAALAREPVVIGPLGRDALHEVVARPAAAAGVGFEPGLVSRIVDDCGGGDALPLLAYTLQELYGRAGGAGSTITHAHYGEVGGVAGALVGQADRIHAALLGPGPRTDADPVVAMLLRMVTVERDEPTRRRVAREELGPAEREMADAFVAGRLLTSDAGMLDVAHEALLRQWRPLRLAVADRLDQLRRRAELERWAQEWEFAGRAEAYLLTGERLQAALAWPAAAGPALSALAAEFARASARSDGDARARTADAVAARVLENVEREPETAIGIAHAAVTEYAPTPAAVQALRSAVDASRLRAVHHDFDRPVTDAAWSPDGSRLAACSGDGRIRVWSQAGLQARPVPDAAPGPAPAPGSGSAAGPVEIRVPGDWPRAVAWSPDGSRLACVTRDAHLTLWSTTTWRPLNTVSQPDMRGGGGGAGLAVVAFSPDGRLLVTGGAGPLRLWHTDSLTLAGTLVGHARMLWNAVWSPDGTLLAASGKDRRVRIWRVADGRVVRVLRHQDTVAALAWSPDGTRLASGSSDRTAVLWDPYTGENLRTLRSMDGINCLAWSPDGTRLAAGDQDRGARIWDLDAPDPEDAAAVWLAGHTDTLYAVAWSPDGTRLATASRDRTVAVWDAGAPRAVLRGHTESVWQTAWSPDGTRLASASQDGTVRLWDPADGTPAGVLPTGQCGDLAWSPDGTRIAVGRRDGTAAVFGPDGTEHAAFHGHGEELSAVCWSPDGTRIATTSRDSTVRIWDAAEARAPRVLSGHADWVTGAAWSPGGAWLATCGTDRTVIVWDTETGRAVATLRGHTDHVWKVAWSPDGTRLATGSRDRTLRVWEFPGTSGTPGTPGAADAVDAVDAAVVLSGHDERIQDLAWSPDGTRLASVSRDRTVRLWDPVHGTAVSVLGVHADWVNGLCWSPDGTRIATASRDRTVRLWTPAGADAEPLLRLAAARILHPPTPEERRAYQLPAPS
- a CDS encoding ABC transporter ATP-binding protein, which encodes MTRQLTTTLAPMVVAEDLHRSFGTGERAVHALRGVSFEIRRGELTALKGRSGSGKTTLLNLLGGLDSPTAGSVTLDGTDLAGLDEKGLLAMRRDRIGFVFQSFGLIPVLTAAENVGVPMRMRKVPAKQREERVRTLLALVGLADHAEQRPGELSGGQQQRVAVARALANDPALIIADEPTGQLDSETGRSIMRLLRAVVRSEGVTVLVATHDPALMELADRVVELRDGRLVEPTE
- a CDS encoding FtsX-like permease family protein — protein: MIGFVMRRLRGRWPLAAAVLLTALITTTVLTALLAFTRTVGDAGTRQAFQGPGRARTAVVVGGDHPVTARAKDDEAVRAFALGLFGERRVGVETLARSRSYGLPGTPAPGKDADLTVLAALDRDRVRLLAGRLPEPVADRDDRIQLAVPQTALARLGLAAGALPAAVRLDDRFGGPPLTVLVTGVYRAAEPDSPYWRLDPLGGREIQVGTFTTYGPLLVDDSVFTAGELPQNSRGSLLTPALEGIRPAESEAIRARVANLQAGLQTSAGLQSETELPQFLTDLASGQLVARSTLLVGALQLAVLASAALLLVAHLLTERQEFERVLLTARGASRRRLGVLTAAESLLLALPAAVLAPLLTPPLLGLLGRFGPLARVPYDTSGTWLLWPVAAGCALGCVLLTALPSVLRGAAAGALRLTGRRQALVGGVARSGADLALLALAFLAYRQLDRYSGEGGVSADGSGSLGVDPVLVAAPTLALCAGTVLVLRLLPFAARLGGRVAARGRSLGPALVGWQLARRPGRATGPVLLLVLAVSSGVLALGQHTAWSQSQRDQADFATAGGLRISGSELAPLGRGGRYAALPGGDRVLPVIRSQQDLPAGKKGQLLALDAAAAADRVPLREDLRGGRSMERLFSPLAAGASGSGASPASAGIPLPGNPRRIDVDVTIQGTGDGAGPRLGLLLRDRFGLTYQVPMVRLPARGDATVALDIGALVDAPLGSAATPLSIAGVLVAHSTPSGSAGRLTVRGVSVAETATGPAVPVRATAPAWNLSAPARGGNDAASPNGMLLADDPDGSGGTAALLRLGFSGGAGSELAATTGGRGAADIPGIATHTYLDALGAEVGDVVPVSLGDTTVPVRVTAAVGSLPTAGDTALAVDAATAGRLLAARGGLALPAPGEWWLPAASAHDRAPAEAAAELRAGARTQRVELREEVAAGLLDDPLSAGPQAALAALALACAVLAAIGFAASAAAAARERGREFAILLALGAPRRDLARTAAAESAVLVGLGTGVGLALGAAIVHLVVPLVVLTPAARHPVPEVLVDLPTGETLLLAAAIAAVPLLSAVLGGRRNTNVMNTATRLRHVEEM